CGCCGGACGCCCTCGCCCTCGTCGTGGGTGAAGAGCGATTCTCCTACCGAGCGCTGGAAGCGCGCGCCAACCGCCTCGCCCACTCCCTGCTCGCCATGGGCGTCGGCCCCGAGTCTCGCGTCGCCGTCTGCATGGAGCGCTCGGCCGACCTCCTCGTCTCCCTCCTCGCTGTCCTCAAGGCCGGCGGCGCCTACGTCCCGCTCGACCCCACCTACCCGCGCCAGCGTCTCGAATTCACCCTCGTCGACTCCGGCGCTCGCCTCCTGCTCTCCCATTCCTCGCTGCTGGCCTCTCTCCAGCTCGACACCCACGGCCTGACGACGCTCTGCCTCGACTCCCTGCCTCACGGCTTCGACGCGCTGCCTTCTTCCGCCCCGACCTCACTCGCCTCCGACGACTCCCTCGCCTACGTCATCTACACCTCCGGCTCCACCGGCAGGCCCAAGGGCGTCGCCATCTCCCACGCCAGCGCCACCGCCTTCCTCGACTGGTCGCTGCGCACCTTCTCCCGCGAGCAGCTGGCCGCCACCCTCGCCGCCACCTCCATCTGCTTCGACCTCTCCATCTTCGAGCTCTTCGCTCCCCTCGCCTGCGGCGGCTCCGTCTACCTCGCTGACAACGCCCTCGCTCTCCCCTCGCTGCCAGCAGCCCACGAGGTGACGCTCATCAACACCGTCCCCTCCGCCATCGCCGAGCTGCTGCGCCTGCGCGCCATTCCTCCCTCCGTTCGCACCATCAACCTCGCAGGTGAGCCTCTGCCCGGTACCCTGGTGCGCGCCCTGTACGCCACCGGCACCGTCCACCACGTCTTCAACCTCTACGGCCCCACCGAGGACACCACCTACTCCACCTTCACCCGCGTCCCGGAAGGCCCCGGCGAGCCCTCCATCGGCCTGCCCCTTCCCGAAACCAGCGCCTACCTCCTCAACTCCCGCCTGGAGCTGCAACCCATTGGCGTCCCTGGCGAGCTGTACCTCGCCGGTGCCGGCCTCGCCCGCGGCTACCTCGGCCGTCCTGACCTCACCGCCGAGCGCTTCGTCCCGGACCCCTTCAGCACCACGCCGGGCGCGCGCATGTACCGCACCGGTGACCTGGTGCGCCGCAAGGCCGACTCCCAGCTGGAGTACCTGGGCCGCACCGACTTCCAGGTGAAGGTGCGCGGCTTCCGCAT
Above is a genomic segment from Pyxidicoccus trucidator containing:
- a CDS encoding non-ribosomal peptide synthetase, producing the protein RPPVQSFRGGLVSFRLSPQLGRSLEALSQKEGATLFMALLASTQALLSRYSGQDDVVVGSPIAGRRFSELEGLIGFFVNTLALRARLDDSPSFRQLLARARESTLGAYAHQDVPFEKLVEQLHVQRDLSRSPLFQAMLILQNAPAPTDSSSASQSALSIHPVEVDGHTAKFDLTFSFSSSPDGLLGSINYASDLFREETVQRLATHLQALLESVVASPDTCLAELPLLTPSERHTLLVEWNDTRTSLRRSLIHQLVSEQAARTPDALALVVGEERFSYRALEARANRLAHSLLAMGVGPESRVAVCMERSADLLVSLLAVLKAGGAYVPLDPTYPRQRLEFTLVDSGARLLLSHSSLLASLQLDTHGLTTLCLDSLPHGFDALPSSAPTSLASDDSLAYVIYTSGSTGRPKGVAISHASATAFLDWSLRTFSREQLAATLAATSICFDLSIFELFAPLACGGSVYLADNALALPSLPAAHEVTLINTVPSAIAELLRLRAIPPSVRTINLAGEPLPGTLVRALYATGTVHHVFNLYGPTEDTTYSTFTRVPEGPGEPSIGLPLPETSAYLLNSRLELQPIGVPGELYLAGAGLARGYLGRPDLTAERFVPDPFSTTPGARMYRTGDLVRRKADSQLEYLGRTDFQVKVRGFR